CTGCCCCTGAAACTGTGCACTCAGTTGATACACCACCCCGACCGATCCCCAGCCGAAGAGCAGTGCTTTCAGCCGCAATAGCAGCGTGCGTTGAGGAAATCGCATCATGTTTCCTCCTTCAAGCGGGTAATCCGTCTGCGTTTTTGCGTAAATTCCGGTGCGATCTCACCCGCGCTTAACTGCCACCGTAGCCGCGGTGCATCAATGCCCTGCAACGCAAATTGCTGCACCAGACTGTCCCGACAGACTTCCAGCTCCGGCAGACTACACGCGGCGGATAAATGCAGCGTCGTTTCTCCCTGTTGTACCAGCCGATAATCTGCATTCAGCGGCAATGCATTGGCAATCACCCGGCTACAGAGATCGGCAAACACAGTCTGAGTTTCACCGCAGTTGTCCGGCAGTCGCAGGCTGTCATCACTGCGCCCTTCAATGCGGGCTATCGCCATCGTCACGCGGCCACACGAACAGGGTTCCCGCTGTTTGACCAGCACATCATCCAGCCGATAGCGCACAATTGGCTGCGTGCTGCGAGTGAAATCGGTAATAACGGGCGTAAAGCGTTCGTCATCCAGCCACTGCGGCTCAATGTGAATAAATTCTTCGTTGAGGTGTAGCGTACCGTGTTCACAGGTCGATGCCAGAAAGCCTTCCGTTGCCTGATACACTTCCCCTACTTGTCCGAAGACCTGCTGCAACAGCTGCTTATCCTGCGGCTCCAACACCTCTGCCACGGAAATCACCTTTTTGGCCGACAGCCGCAATTCACCACGCTGTACCGCCAGCGCCAGCTCGCGCAGCACCTGTGCAGGGGCAACGATAATCGACGGTGACCACCCTTCCAGTCGCGCAAAATGGCCGGAAAATGGCGCAAAGAGATCGTAAAACGACAGGCTGAGCCAGCGGTTATCGACGCTGTGATACAGGTTGTTATCCGCCCGCAGAAACAGCGCTACCCGTTCACCGGCACGTAAACCGTCCGGTAGCATTTTCGCCAGCATGCCTCCAGCCCAAATCTGCTGTTCGCGCGGGCTGACGACAAACAGACCGCGCTGACCAGACGTACCGGACGACAGCCCGACGCTAAACCCGTTCACATTCGGCGTGAAGTCGCGATCCGCTTCGCTGCGGCGCGCGCAGGCAAGCAGGTCATCCTTCTTAAGCCCGGCGGTGTTCATCCGATCGAATTCGGCCATCATTACGGCTTTATCCATCGTCGGCCACGACGTTATAGGAAGCTGGCAGTAAGGGCGAAAATAGGGACTACGCGCCAGCACCCGTCGCGCGAAGCGGGCGAGCTGATTCTGCTGATGGCGTTCAAGCGCCTGACGAGTGGTAAAACTCAGGCGTCTGGCGCGGAAATAGTGCCAGATCGTCATCAGCGGAATCATAGGTCACCCTCGTGGCACAGACGAATCTCGACCTGTCCGTTCAGGTGCAACTGGTGCAGCTGATCCAGCGTGTGGTAATAGGCTTGTGGATCGTCCATCACCAGATTCGCCAACCGCGACGGTCCGCGACCTTCCCGATAGCTGTGCGGCGACCAGGCGGCATCACTTGCCAGCAGCACCCAGCCATTTTCGGTCAGCACAAACGCGCCGAGGTGTCCGACTGCGTGGCCGGGCAACGGCACCAGCACGATCTCTTTATCGCTACCGGGCAGCGCATAGC
The window above is part of the Pectobacterium araliae genome. Proteins encoded here:
- a CDS encoding F390 synthetase-related protein, giving the protein MIPLMTIWHYFRARRLSFTTRQALERHQQNQLARFARRVLARSPYFRPYCQLPITSWPTMDKAVMMAEFDRMNTAGLKKDDLLACARRSEADRDFTPNVNGFSVGLSSGTSGQRGLFVVSPREQQIWAGGMLAKMLPDGLRAGERVALFLRADNNLYHSVDNRWLSLSFYDLFAPFSGHFARLEGWSPSIIVAPAQVLRELALAVQRGELRLSAKKVISVAEVLEPQDKQLLQQVFGQVGEVYQATEGFLASTCEHGTLHLNEEFIHIEPQWLDDERFTPVITDFTRSTQPIVRYRLDDVLVKQREPCSCGRVTMAIARIEGRSDDSLRLPDNCGETQTVFADLCSRVIANALPLNADYRLVQQGETTLHLSAACSLPELEVCRDSLVQQFALQGIDAPRLRWQLSAGEIAPEFTQKRRRITRLKEET